A region of Polycladomyces subterraneus DNA encodes the following proteins:
- a CDS encoding thiolase family protein, which yields MEAVVVSAVRTAVAKEAGALRELHAYQFGAAVIREAVRRAGIDPEEIDDVIFGNCFAGGGNFARLALLEAGLPMRVTGLTIDRQCGTGMNAINLAAQAIMAGCGEVYVAGGAESMTRRPYLMARPTKSFQRTPPEFFTPRLSTEAIGNPSMGITAENLAEKYQISREEQDEFAFHSQRKMAKAMREGRFKEQILPLEVPDGKETRLFDTDEHPRETTLEGLAKLKPVFKPGGTVTAGNSSGINDGAAALVLMSRRRAEQLGLQILGTVRAMAVAGVDPNIMGIGPVPTVRKLLKQNGLRIEDIDLIEINEAFAAQVLACDRELHFDPERLNVNGGAIAHGHPIAATGAILATKLLYEMKRTDAKLGLLTACVGGGQGIATLFER from the coding sequence ATGGAAGCAGTCGTCGTGTCTGCTGTGCGCACCGCGGTCGCGAAAGAGGCTGGGGCACTGCGGGAGCTACATGCGTATCAGTTCGGCGCTGCGGTGATTCGTGAGGCCGTTCGGCGTGCGGGGATTGATCCCGAAGAGATCGACGACGTGATTTTTGGGAACTGCTTTGCTGGCGGAGGGAATTTTGCGCGCCTCGCCCTGCTGGAGGCGGGTCTTCCGATGCGCGTGACCGGTCTCACGATTGACCGCCAATGCGGTACGGGCATGAACGCGATCAATCTGGCGGCACAGGCGATTATGGCAGGCTGCGGGGAGGTCTACGTGGCAGGCGGAGCGGAAAGTATGACCCGGAGACCGTATCTGATGGCCCGTCCGACGAAGTCGTTTCAACGAACACCGCCCGAATTCTTCACGCCGCGCCTTTCAACGGAAGCCATTGGAAATCCATCGATGGGGATTACCGCGGAAAACTTGGCTGAGAAATACCAAATTTCCCGGGAAGAGCAGGATGAATTTGCTTTCCACAGCCAGCGGAAGATGGCGAAGGCGATGCGTGAAGGCCGATTCAAGGAGCAAATTCTCCCACTGGAGGTGCCGGACGGGAAGGAGACACGATTGTTTGACACCGATGAACACCCGCGCGAGACAACCTTGGAAGGGTTGGCAAAATTAAAGCCTGTCTTTAAGCCGGGAGGCACCGTAACGGCTGGGAACAGCTCCGGGATCAACGATGGTGCCGCCGCATTGGTGCTGATGTCGAGGCGAAGGGCTGAGCAGCTCGGACTTCAGATCCTCGGTACGGTTCGCGCGATGGCTGTTGCCGGCGTGGATCCGAACATCATGGGGATCGGTCCAGTACCCACGGTGCGGAAGTTGCTTAAACAGAATGGACTTCGGATAGAAGACATCGACTTGATTGAGATCAATGAGGCATTTGCGGCACAGGTATTGGCCTGCGACCGGGAGCTTCACTTTGATCCGGAGAGGCTCAACGTCAACGGCGGTGCTATTGCACACGGACATCCGATTGCGGCGACCGGCGCGATTTTGGCAACGAAGTTGCTGTACGAGATGAAACGCACTGATGCGAAGCTCGGCTTGTTGACGGCATGTGTCGGAGGCGGGC
- a CDS encoding IclR family transcriptional regulator: MEYQVPSVSLAARILKLLSRYKYRNCSLKDIAEKLEVNKTTCLRVLRTLEKEDFVKYDAEMKKYHLGPYLIPLGNRAAELNDTVANAISELKSIAALTGFTSVLVQRLKNDRLIYIASAEPPDESVRITISVGQQFPITGGAFGKCFLAFDDEKEWHRFIEAGLTAFTPNTIVDAEQFIQSLRDTRRNGYAVTHAELTLGISAVAVPIFNRFGLVDLVMGCLAVTTQLQNENLAQAIQYLQESSRKLSEWSGFQWRHQSRS, translated from the coding sequence GTGGAGTATCAAGTTCCTTCTGTTTCCTTGGCGGCGCGGATTCTCAAACTGCTCAGTCGTTACAAATACAGAAATTGCTCGCTGAAGGACATCGCAGAAAAGTTGGAAGTCAACAAAACCACCTGCCTACGCGTCCTAAGGACACTTGAGAAGGAAGATTTTGTGAAGTACGACGCGGAGATGAAAAAATATCACCTCGGACCCTACTTAATTCCGCTCGGCAACCGCGCGGCCGAATTAAACGACACGGTCGCCAACGCAATCTCCGAGCTCAAGTCGATCGCCGCGTTGACGGGATTTACCTCCGTGTTGGTGCAGCGTCTGAAGAACGATCGGTTAATCTACATCGCTTCTGCTGAACCACCAGATGAGAGTGTGCGGATCACCATCTCTGTAGGTCAGCAGTTTCCCATCACGGGAGGCGCGTTTGGAAAGTGCTTCCTGGCGTTTGATGACGAGAAGGAGTGGCACCGGTTCATCGAGGCAGGCTTGACGGCCTTCACACCGAATACGATTGTGGACGCGGAACAATTCATCCAGAGCTTGCGGGACACTCGGCGGAACGGGTATGCGGTGACGCATGCCGAGTTAACCCTAGGGATCTCGGCGGTCGCTGTTCCGATCTTTAACAGATTCGGGTTGGTAGACTTGGTGATGGGTTGTCTGGCTGTTACGACTCAGTTACAAAACGAAAACCTGGCGCAAGCTATTCAGTATTTGCAGGAAAGCTCAAGGAAACTGTCCGAATGGAGCGGCTTTCAATGGCGTCACCAATCCCGTTCATGA
- a CDS encoding MaoC/PaaZ C-terminal domain-containing protein has product MITARFKTQLRRHSPVIYSGASGDFHSIHTVEEFTVQAGLGGVIAYGMLTMAFVGQI; this is encoded by the coding sequence TTGATAACAGCACGTTTTAAAACCCAATTACGAAGACACAGTCCCGTCATATATTCCGGAGCATCTGGAGACTTTCATTCAATTCACACGGTCGAGGAATTCACGGTGCAGGCAGGGTTGGGCGGAGTCATCGCTTATGGGATGCTGACGATGGCTTTCGTTGGACAAATTTGA
- a CDS encoding ABC transporter substrate-binding protein, protein MGFRDENLDLHIYFHYIYNILNNMLLFLCVIRDLSFVDVRGYSKPLYIYEKGEDVKMGKRIAASIIIVLISMALVACGVFGDTGGEVNIGYTGPLSGGAAFYGKDVLNGITMAVNQINSSGGITVNGKKVKLKVVPLDDKYLPNEAATNAKRLVGQYQTPIVFCPHSGGVLAIQGFNAKQQPNFILAAYSSEPLILQQNNPLTTMIPPRYDAYFKPFAQIEMQKFGKKLGLIPTTTAYGNKWKEGFTKVWKELGGQVLSDNSVNYNSTTDFSNVVSKALSEHPDVLFVGGPSQPTALVIKAARDQGFKGGFVVMDQAKFENMAGIVPQNMLNGAVGVMPLVNYPGPGTTQFVDAFKKEFGQDKVPNSEIAQNYQAMWVFAEAMKLAGTTTDVKSIMAKMPEAIKTLPAQYKPYGVTDISTTGHLKGPVIAAFVKDGKYTSLNIPSLDR, encoded by the coding sequence TTGGGATTTAGGGATGAAAACTTAGACTTACACATTTATTTTCATTATATTTATAATATTCTAAACAATATGCTACTGTTCTTATGTGTCATTAGAGACTTATCATTCGTTGATGTTCGGGGTTACTCAAAACCCTTGTATATCTATGAAAAAGGGGAGGACGTAAAAATGGGTAAGAGGATTGCTGCATCGATCATTATAGTTCTTATTTCGATGGCGCTTGTCGCTTGCGGTGTATTTGGAGACACGGGTGGAGAGGTCAACATTGGATATACAGGGCCGCTCAGCGGAGGAGCCGCGTTTTACGGGAAGGACGTTTTGAATGGGATCACGATGGCGGTTAATCAGATCAATTCCTCCGGTGGAATCACCGTCAACGGGAAAAAGGTGAAGTTAAAGGTCGTTCCGCTCGATGATAAGTATCTTCCGAATGAGGCTGCAACGAATGCCAAACGGCTCGTTGGGCAGTACCAAACCCCGATCGTCTTCTGTCCTCATAGTGGCGGTGTCTTAGCCATCCAGGGGTTTAATGCCAAACAACAACCCAATTTCATCCTCGCCGCTTACAGTAGCGAACCGTTGATTCTTCAACAGAACAACCCATTGACCACCATGATCCCGCCGCGTTATGACGCTTATTTTAAACCGTTTGCGCAGATTGAGATGCAGAAGTTCGGGAAAAAGCTCGGATTGATCCCGACGACCACAGCGTATGGCAATAAATGGAAGGAAGGATTCACCAAGGTTTGGAAGGAACTAGGGGGACAAGTTCTTTCCGATAACTCAGTCAACTACAATTCGACGACCGATTTCTCAAATGTCGTGAGCAAAGCGCTGTCAGAACATCCTGACGTCCTGTTTGTTGGCGGCCCTTCGCAGCCCACCGCGCTGGTGATCAAAGCTGCCCGCGACCAAGGGTTCAAAGGAGGATTTGTCGTAATGGATCAGGCGAAATTTGAGAACATGGCCGGCATCGTACCGCAAAACATGTTAAACGGTGCTGTCGGGGTGATGCCGCTGGTCAATTATCCGGGACCGGGTACCACGCAATTCGTTGACGCCTTTAAGAAGGAGTTTGGTCAAGATAAAGTCCCAAATTCGGAAATCGCACAGAATTACCAAGCGATGTGGGTATTTGCAGAGGCGATGAAGCTAGCGGGAACCACGACGGATGTCAAGTCCATCATGGCAAAGATGCCGGAAGCGATTAAGACCTTGCCGGCACAGTACAAACCCTACGGTGTGACGGATATTTCGACCACTGGTCATCTGAAAGGGCCGGTCATTGCAGCATTTGTCAAAGACGGGAAATATACATCGCTGAACATTCCGTCACTTGATCGGTAG
- a CDS encoding ABC transporter ATP-binding protein — protein MLQVSDLTVQYGSYHAVKDIHFSVQEGELVVLLGSNGSGKSTVFRAISGLVKPTAGQIQFDGKNITGIPAHAVVKLGVSQCPEGRLLFPQLSVLKNLTLGAYTQRKNSAAVKEALEQVFSLFPVLLEKKHQPAGSLSGGQQQMVAIGRALMARPRLLLLDEPSLGLAPLVVDQMLQAIEKINCRGTTVLLAEQNAHAALRIAHRVYVINSGRIVLEGSRDEMLGDERVKEAYLGI, from the coding sequence TTGCTGCAAGTTTCTGATCTGACGGTCCAATACGGGAGCTACCACGCAGTCAAGGACATCCACTTCTCCGTCCAAGAAGGGGAACTGGTGGTTTTGTTGGGTTCAAACGGTTCAGGGAAAAGCACCGTGTTCCGAGCCATTAGCGGTCTCGTCAAACCAACTGCTGGCCAAATTCAATTTGACGGGAAGAATATAACAGGCATCCCCGCGCATGCCGTCGTTAAGTTGGGCGTCTCACAGTGTCCGGAGGGAAGACTGTTGTTTCCGCAGCTTTCGGTCCTCAAAAATCTGACCCTTGGGGCTTATACGCAGAGGAAGAACAGTGCCGCAGTGAAAGAAGCTTTGGAACAGGTGTTCAGCCTCTTCCCGGTGCTCCTCGAAAAAAAGCATCAACCTGCTGGTTCCTTGAGCGGTGGCCAACAGCAAATGGTCGCAATTGGCAGAGCGCTTATGGCAAGACCGCGGTTGTTGCTGTTGGATGAACCCTCATTAGGACTCGCCCCGTTGGTGGTGGACCAAATGCTGCAGGCCATTGAGAAGATCAATTGCCGTGGGACCACAGTCCTGCTGGCCGAACAGAACGCACATGCGGCGCTTCGGATTGCGCATCGTGTTTACGTGATCAATAGCGGGCGAATTGTGTTGGAAGGCTCCCGCGACGAAATGCTGGGTGATGAGCGTGTGAAGGAAGCCTATCTTGGGATTTAG
- a CDS encoding ABC transporter ATP-binding protein, whose amino-acid sequence MFLRVENITKTFGGLAAVSDVSFMVERGSITAIIGPNGAGKSTLFNLISGMHLPTSGRIFFNDTDVTKLPAHKIARLGIARTFQTTHLFAQETVLDNVIIGHRLRTRSNLFDAILRTPRLRREERECRERAMEALAFVGVDHLADQPVGAVSQEAQKRIAIALCIVTEPQLILLDEIAGGLNPEETAGVVELIQKLVQHGFTVCFIEHKMPMVMKLADKIIVLHHGRKIAEGTPAEVSNDETVIKAYLGGEHVAASF is encoded by the coding sequence ATGTTTCTCCGAGTAGAAAATATAACCAAAACATTCGGTGGTCTAGCAGCAGTCAGTGATGTCAGTTTCATGGTAGAAAGAGGGTCCATCACCGCCATCATCGGACCGAACGGAGCAGGAAAGTCTACGCTGTTCAATTTAATCTCCGGCATGCACCTGCCGACGTCCGGCCGGATTTTCTTCAACGATACAGATGTGACAAAGCTCCCAGCCCACAAGATCGCACGGCTTGGCATAGCCCGGACGTTTCAGACGACTCATCTGTTTGCTCAGGAGACGGTCTTGGACAACGTGATCATCGGTCACCGGTTGCGGACGAGGTCAAACTTGTTTGATGCAATCCTTCGAACGCCACGTCTTCGAAGGGAAGAACGGGAATGCCGGGAACGTGCAATGGAAGCGCTCGCGTTCGTTGGAGTGGACCATTTGGCCGATCAACCCGTCGGTGCCGTGTCTCAGGAGGCTCAGAAACGGATCGCGATTGCACTTTGTATCGTCACGGAACCGCAGTTGATTCTCTTGGATGAGATCGCAGGCGGCTTGAATCCGGAAGAAACTGCCGGTGTGGTGGAGCTCATTCAAAAGCTCGTTCAGCATGGTTTTACGGTTTGTTTTATTGAACACAAAATGCCCATGGTCATGAAGCTGGCAGACAAAATCATTGTACTTCATCACGGCCGGAAAATCGCAGAAGGGACACCGGCTGAGGTGAGCAACGACGAGACTGTGATCAAGGCTTATTTGGGAGGGGAACACGTTGCTGCAAGTTTCTGA
- a CDS encoding branched-chain amino acid ABC transporter permease: MKHRTLDIRKWWVGFLILLSLAIPFLVQNDYYLQVITLGYIWAIAVYGMNIILGYTGQLSLGHAGFFGIGAYTVALLMLRMGLSFWLAMLVACVLNLVIGYLVGIVSLRTKGHYFAIFTMAVGVIIHLVIDKWESLTNGQVGLINIPPPNPIGPISFNSGIAKYYLVLVFLFAAVYVAYSIKHSLVGRTLMAVRNSEELAAAIGIHVMRNKRIAFMLSTCFAGVAGGLFATYLGYLGPDVTGVDTTFNMLLYLLVGGIGSISGPLLGSLIVAVLTQFLQVLQQYQMLIFGPILVILIILFPGGLAGIPHLVGRRPRQRSKAARYLEHGETLDDLKEGV, translated from the coding sequence TTGAAACATCGTACCTTAGATATTCGCAAGTGGTGGGTTGGCTTTTTGATTCTCCTGTCACTCGCTATTCCGTTTTTGGTGCAGAACGACTACTACTTGCAAGTGATTACTTTGGGCTACATCTGGGCGATTGCGGTATACGGGATGAACATCATTCTCGGTTATACGGGGCAGTTGTCCTTAGGCCATGCTGGATTCTTCGGCATTGGGGCATACACGGTCGCGCTCTTGATGCTTCGGATGGGCCTCTCTTTCTGGCTGGCGATGCTCGTAGCGTGCGTTCTGAACCTGGTCATCGGGTATTTGGTCGGCATCGTCTCTCTGCGGACGAAAGGACACTATTTCGCCATTTTCACGATGGCAGTCGGAGTCATCATCCACTTGGTCATCGACAAATGGGAATCTTTGACCAATGGCCAGGTCGGTCTAATCAACATACCGCCTCCGAACCCAATTGGTCCTATCTCGTTCAACAGCGGGATCGCCAAGTATTATCTCGTTCTTGTTTTTTTGTTCGCGGCTGTCTATGTCGCTTACAGTATCAAGCACTCGCTCGTCGGCCGGACACTTATGGCCGTTCGCAACAGTGAGGAATTGGCTGCGGCCATCGGCATACACGTGATGAGAAATAAGCGGATTGCTTTTATGTTATCCACTTGTTTCGCAGGCGTCGCTGGCGGTCTTTTTGCCACTTACCTCGGGTATTTGGGACCGGACGTTACGGGCGTAGACACCACGTTCAACATGCTGTTGTATCTTTTGGTCGGCGGAATTGGGTCCATCTCCGGGCCGCTTCTTGGGTCCCTCATCGTGGCTGTGCTAACCCAGTTCTTGCAAGTGTTGCAACAGTACCAGATGCTCATCTTCGGCCCGATATTGGTGATTCTCATCATTTTATTTCCTGGGGGCTTGGCCGGGATACCCCACCTTGTAGGTCGTCGTCCCCGCCAGCGGTCGAAGGCCGCGCGATATCTGGAACACGGTGAAACGTTGGACGACTTGAAAGAGGGGGTGTAA